One window of Thermocoleostomius sinensis A174 genomic DNA carries:
- a CDS encoding MAPEG family protein — translation MLWTIAVVVLLLIVRIRHLAAGGSPKDFGVMDNDNLMWRLFRVQSNLIENLPLYLGVVLLLILRGVTGVIVDGLISVYIIFRLLHSIVHIIGADPRLRIASLAIQFSCLIALIELAIFYRSH, via the coding sequence ATGCTCTGGACGATCGCTGTTGTAGTTCTCTTACTAATAGTAAGAATTCGGCATTTAGCGGCAGGAGGTAGCCCCAAAGACTTCGGAGTCATGGATAATGACAATTTAATGTGGCGGTTATTTCGTGTTCAGTCAAACTTGATCGAAAATTTACCATTATATCTAGGTGTTGTTCTTCTTCTAATACTTCGAGGAGTAACTGGGGTGATAGTTGATGGGTTAATCAGCGTCTATATTATCTTCCGGCTATTACACTCGATTGTTCATATTATAGGTGCCGATCCAAGGTTGCGAATAGCTAGCCTAGCGATTCAATTTAGTTGTCTCATTGCATTAATCGAACTTGCAATCTTTTATCGATCCCATTGA
- a CDS encoding alpha/beta fold hydrolase, translated as MASITPDFLLFVQHGWADDNRAMIALAHQLVDASTRIIAPNLGYIQTWIRIAPFIQTVETIAQDNLAQYPEVPFKIIGHSMGGLIWLEVLHRHPEWWPKVHSLVLIASPVGGADLGRMIDPFNLGIGIARDLGKDRKSIAEVIAAAIPTLVIAGDYDQGSDGTVPIACTQFSHARFICLTDLSHPALRNHPLVVSTIRDFWEDFNICTSLRLHDIIQRIRAIPGITDGHWRGFQQAKPMITLPDGSTIRVWKNWAGIDHIFVAAADEQCLYAGFVGWLHSPDLQQALRDIQKEYAE; from the coding sequence GTGGCTTCCATTACACCCGACTTCCTGTTGTTTGTACAGCACGGCTGGGCTGATGACAATCGCGCCATGATTGCCTTAGCGCATCAGTTGGTGGACGCTTCGACTCGGATTATTGCTCCAAATCTGGGCTACATCCAAACCTGGATTCGAATCGCGCCCTTTATTCAAACAGTTGAAACGATCGCTCAAGACAATCTAGCGCAATATCCAGAGGTCCCCTTCAAAATCATTGGTCACTCGATGGGAGGGCTAATTTGGTTGGAGGTGTTGCATCGACATCCCGAATGGTGGCCCAAGGTACATTCGCTGGTACTAATCGCTTCACCTGTTGGTGGAGCCGATTTGGGACGGATGATTGATCCATTTAACTTAGGGATTGGTATTGCCAGAGATCTGGGGAAAGATCGCAAATCTATCGCTGAAGTAATCGCGGCTGCCATCCCAACCCTAGTAATTGCCGGTGACTATGATCAAGGTAGTGATGGCACAGTTCCGATCGCCTGTACCCAATTTTCCCACGCCCGATTTATCTGCCTCACTGATTTGTCGCACCCAGCATTACGCAATCATCCACTAGTGGTTTCCACCATTCGCGATTTTTGGGAAGATTTTAACATCTGTACTTCTCTACGTTTACACGATATCATTCAACGCATTCGAGCAATTCCAGGTATCACCGATGGTCATTGGCGCGGTTTTCAGCAAGCAAAACCAATGATTACCTTACCTGACGGCAGTACGATTCGCGTTTGGAAAAACTGGGCAGGTATCGATCATATTTTTGTAGCAGCGGCTGACGAACAGTGCCTTTATGCAGGATTTGTAGGCTGGTTGCACAGTCCCGATCTTCAGCAAGCTTTACGTGACATTCAGAAGGAGTATGCTGAATAA
- a CDS encoding DUF3140 domain-containing protein yields the protein MAKTESITESDRATIKEFKDVVNMTPKELESWLKTEESQQVGQKDGDSESIGHQSGRRIVELLHTKQADYSEDDISHMKKVIAYIHRHSAQRPAGDIQATRWRYSLMNWGHDPLKS from the coding sequence ATGGCAAAGACAGAAAGCATCACCGAGAGCGATCGCGCCACCATCAAAGAATTCAAAGATGTGGTGAATATGACGCCTAAAGAATTGGAGTCATGGCTAAAGACCGAAGAATCACAGCAAGTAGGACAAAAAGACGGTGACAGTGAATCGATAGGGCATCAGTCTGGTCGTCGCATTGTCGAGCTATTGCACACAAAGCAGGCTGATTACAGCGAAGATGATATATCGCACATGAAAAAAGTAATTGCCTACATTCATCGTCATTCAGCCCAGCGTCCGGCTGGCGACATTCAAGCCACGCGCTGGCGCTACTCACTGATGAATTGGGGACATGATCCGCTCAAATCCTAA
- a CDS encoding hypervirulence associated TUDOR domain-containing protein — protein sequence MAKQFKKGDHVEWKTSHGKTEGTVEKKLTEPIDIKGHHVAASKDNPEYLVKSDKSGKQAAHKPESLDKVD from the coding sequence ATGGCAAAGCAATTCAAAAAGGGAGATCATGTGGAGTGGAAAACATCACACGGCAAAACGGAAGGAACCGTTGAAAAGAAATTGACCGAACCAATAGACATCAAAGGACATCATGTAGCGGCATCCAAAGATAATCCAGAATATCTAGTCAAAAGCGATAAAAGCGGCAAGCAGGCTGCTCATAAGCCAGAATCTTTAGACAAGGTAGATTGA